The following coding sequences are from one Planctomycetaceae bacterium window:
- the rpsJ gene encoding 30S ribosomal protein S10 gives MVHDKIRIRMEAYDHRALDSSAKEIVDHAERTGARVCGPVPLPTRIERYTVLRSPHVDKKSREQFEMRTHKRIIDIYEPTVRTVEALNRLVVPAGVFIKIKA, from the coding sequence ATGGTTCACGACAAGATACGCATTCGGATGGAAGCATACGACCACCGGGCCCTGGATTCCTCGGCCAAGGAAATCGTCGACCACGCCGAGCGCACGGGCGCCCGGGTCTGCGGTCCGGTGCCGCTGCCGACGCGCATCGAGCGCTATACGGTGCTGCGCAGCCCACACGTGGATAAGAAGTCGCGCGAGCAGTTCGAGATGCGCACCCACAAGCGGATCATCGACATCTACGAGCCGACCGTTCGTACCGTCGAGGCGCTCAACCGCCTGGTGGTTCCGGCCGGCGTGTTCATCAAGATTAAGGCATGA
- the rplC gene encoding 50S ribosomal protein L3, translating into MIAALLGKKIGMTQVYDDQGVLHPVTVVQAGPCSVLQIKNAQREGYEAVQIGFDDFKNHRETKPAAGHAAKAGTSAKRFVKEYRLAAADADVAAGATLTVEVFEGVGKIDVIGTSKGKGFQGPMVRHHFKGMPASHGCERKHRSPGSICSHATQAGTGPKPKKGKRMGGHMGSVRCTSRNHRIIRIDKENNLLLIKGPLPGPAGGYLFLRASKTAAAAPA; encoded by the coding sequence ATGATAGCGGCACTGTTAGGAAAAAAAATCGGCATGACCCAGGTCTACGACGACCAGGGCGTGCTGCATCCGGTGACGGTGGTGCAGGCTGGACCCTGCAGCGTGCTGCAGATCAAGAACGCCCAGCGGGAAGGTTACGAAGCCGTCCAGATCGGTTTTGACGACTTCAAGAACCATCGCGAGACCAAGCCCGCCGCCGGGCACGCCGCCAAGGCCGGAACCTCCGCCAAGCGGTTCGTGAAGGAATATCGCCTGGCCGCCGCCGACGCCGACGTCGCCGCCGGCGCCACGCTGACGGTAGAAGTGTTTGAAGGCGTCGGCAAGATCGACGTCATCGGCACCAGCAAGGGCAAAGGGTTTCAGGGCCCCATGGTCCGACACCACTTCAAAGGCATGCCCGCCAGCCACGGTTGCGAACGCAAACACCGCAGCCCCGGCTCCATCTGCTCGCATGCCACGCAGGCCGGCACCGGCCCCAAGCCCAAAAAAGGCAAGCGGATGGGCGGTCACATGGGCTCGGTGCGCTGCACCAGCCGCAACCACCGCATCATCCGCATCGACAAGGAAAACAATCTGCTGCTGATCAAGGGACCGCTGCCCGGACCGGCTGGGGGATACCTGTTCCTCCGTGCCAGCAAAACCGCCGCCGCGGCCCCGGCCTGA
- the rplD gene encoding 50S ribosomal protein L4, with translation MLEVPVYNMKGEKTRTLEIDEALFGRHVNTALLKQAVVAYHANRRQGTVATRSRGMVAGSTRKLYRQKGTGNARRGNVRTNVMRGGGVAFAKQPREYRQKLPRQMRKAALDSAILAKIQGNNLMVVEGLAMEKPSTKTMAGVLKSLQINRSCLLTIPQRDNSLYLSSRNIADLTVRITEELNAFDVATRQKMLVTVEAMTALTSREVQA, from the coding sequence ATGCTGGAAGTACCCGTATACAACATGAAGGGCGAGAAGACTCGCACGCTGGAGATTGACGAGGCGCTGTTCGGGCGCCATGTCAACACGGCGCTGCTCAAGCAGGCGGTGGTCGCTTATCACGCCAACCGTCGCCAGGGCACCGTGGCCACCCGCTCGCGCGGAATGGTCGCCGGTTCGACTCGCAAACTTTACCGTCAGAAGGGCACTGGCAACGCCCGCCGCGGAAACGTCCGCACCAACGTGATGCGCGGCGGCGGCGTGGCCTTCGCCAAGCAGCCCCGAGAGTACCGCCAGAAACTGCCCCGCCAGATGCGCAAGGCCGCTCTTGACTCGGCCATCCTGGCCAAGATCCAGGGCAACAACCTGATGGTGGTCGAGGGCTTGGCCATGGAGAAGCCCAGCACCAAGACGATGGCCGGCGTCCTCAAGAGCCTCCAGATCAACCGCTCTTGCCTGCTGACCATCCCTCAGCGAGACAACTCGCTGTATCTGTCCAGCCGCAACATCGCCGACCTGACTGTCCGGATCACCGAAGAGCTCAACGCCTTCGACGTGGCCACCCGCCAGAAGATGCTGGTGACGGTCGAGGCCATGACCGCCCTGACCAGCCGGGAGGTGCAGGCGTGA
- the rplW gene encoding 50S ribosomal protein L23, which translates to MKTEIHSVIIRPLVTEKGTHQSETRNAYAFEVEATANKAQIRQAVEQLYNVKVDEVRTANRKGKPRRTKFRVGRTRHWKKAVVVLKDEYRIDLF; encoded by the coding sequence GTGAAGACTGAAATCCACAGCGTGATTATCCGCCCGCTGGTGACCGAAAAGGGTACCCACCAGAGCGAGACCCGAAACGCCTACGCGTTTGAAGTCGAAGCCACGGCCAACAAGGCGCAGATCCGCCAGGCCGTCGAGCAACTGTACAACGTGAAGGTCGATGAGGTGCGAACGGCCAACCGCAAGGGCAAGCCGCGCCGCACGAAGTTCCGCGTCGGACGCACCCGCCACTGGAAGAAAGCCGTGGTCGTGCTCAAAGACGAATACCGCATCGACCTGTTCTAG
- the rplB gene encoding 50S ribosomal protein L2, with product MPIKIYNRTSAGRRNSSVNTYSDVTCTKPTKSLLVPAKKTGGRNNQGFITCRHHGGGHKRMYRIIDFKRNRDGQAAEVMTVEYDPNRSCNIALVKYEDATVTYILAPAGLKVGQKLYSGPASEPRVGNCLPLANIPLGLEVHNIEMQPGQGGKMVRSAGGVARLQAREGKMAHLILPSGEMRMVNVQCRATIGQLGNIEHQGIRWGKAGRKRHMGIRPTVRGSAMNPVAHPMGGGEGRRSGGRHPVSPTGKLSKGGKTRRRRKTTSKMILRRRRNVRNGQLVL from the coding sequence ATGCCTATTAAGATCTACAATCGAACGTCCGCCGGCCGACGAAACAGCTCGGTCAATACGTACTCGGACGTGACCTGCACGAAGCCGACGAAATCGCTGCTGGTCCCGGCCAAGAAGACCGGCGGGCGAAACAACCAGGGCTTTATCACCTGCCGCCACCACGGCGGCGGGCACAAGCGGATGTACCGCATCATCGACTTCAAGCGCAACCGCGACGGTCAGGCGGCCGAAGTCATGACCGTCGAGTACGATCCCAACCGAAGCTGCAACATTGCCCTGGTCAAGTACGAAGACGCGACCGTGACATACATTCTGGCCCCGGCGGGGCTCAAGGTCGGGCAGAAGCTATACTCCGGTCCGGCCAGCGAACCGCGCGTGGGCAACTGCCTGCCTCTGGCGAATATTCCCCTGGGTCTGGAAGTGCACAATATCGAGATGCAGCCCGGGCAGGGCGGCAAGATGGTGCGATCGGCCGGCGGCGTCGCCCGCCTGCAGGCCCGCGAGGGCAAGATGGCCCACCTGATCCTGCCTTCGGGCGAAATGCGAATGGTCAACGTCCAGTGCCGCGCCACCATCGGGCAACTGGGCAACATCGAGCACCAGGGCATCCGCTGGGGCAAGGCCGGACGCAAGCGCCACATGGGCATCCGTCCGACGGTTCGCGGCAGCGCGATGAACCCGGTCGCTCACCCGATGGGCGGCGGCGAAGGGCGGCGCAGCGGCGGACGCCACCCGGTCAGCCCGACGGGCAAGCTGTCCAAGGGCGGCAAGACGCGCCGCCGCCGCAAGACGACGAGCAAGATGATCCTGCGCCGGAGGCGCAACGTCCGCAACGGCCAACTGGTTCTCTAG
- the rpsS gene encoding 30S ribosomal protein S19 has translation MTRSAKKGPYVDATLFGKVQKALDSGSTEPIKTWARSCTIVPEFIGRTFMVHNGKAFNKVFVTEDMVGHKLGEFSPTRIFRGHSGGRSKEAAAAAGS, from the coding sequence ATGACTCGAAGCGCAAAAAAAGGTCCTTACGTAGACGCCACGCTGTTCGGGAAGGTCCAGAAAGCCCTGGACAGCGGCAGCACCGAGCCCATCAAGACCTGGGCGCGGTCCTGCACCATCGTTCCCGAGTTCATCGGGCGCACGTTCATGGTGCATAACGGCAAGGCGTTCAATAAGGTCTTCGTGACAGAAGACATGGTCGGGCACAAGCTCGGCGAGTTCAGCCCCACGCGTATCTTCCGTGGGCATAGCGGCGGCCGCAGCAAAGAAGCAGCGGCTGCAGCGGGATCGTAA
- the rplV gene encoding 50S ribosomal protein L22, whose amino-acid sequence MAWKAKHRFARISARKARLVVDVIRGREVQEAMNLLEFMPHRAAVMIRKVLASAIASANEGEADTEALFVSEARIDEGPTMKRWQPKDRGRAHPILKRTSHIVVTVEQHAAAQAAR is encoded by the coding sequence ATGGCCTGGAAGGCAAAACATCGATTCGCTCGGATCAGCGCCCGCAAGGCGAGGCTGGTGGTCGACGTCATCCGCGGGCGCGAAGTGCAGGAGGCGATGAACCTCCTGGAGTTCATGCCCCACCGCGCGGCGGTGATGATCCGCAAAGTGCTGGCCAGCGCCATCGCCAGCGCCAACGAGGGCGAGGCCGACACCGAGGCGCTGTTCGTCTCCGAAGCGCGGATCGACGAAGGTCCGACGATGAAGCGTTGGCAGCCCAAGGATCGCGGGCGGGCGCATCCGATTCTGAAACGCACCAGTCACATTGTCGTGACGGTCGAGCAACACGCTGCCGCGCAGGCGGCCAGGTAA
- the rpsC gene encoding 30S ribosomal protein S3: protein MGQKVNPTGFRTGVTLGWKSRWFAPKSNYGEFLVEDERLRRFVDKMLNRQPPYAGISSIEIERTREEVKIILKTARPGLVIGPKGAEVDKLRESLEELTDRRVNINIVEIRSPDLDAMLVAEAISDQLRRRASFRRTMKQRAEQTMQAGARGIKIAVSGRLGGAEIARRETKVMGSVPLHTLDADVDYGFTTSFTTYGAIGVKVWVYRGRFGEAPLEPQPGAEDAMRRRRRPGGGGPGGGGGGGGRGGRPRGPGQGRGGEQQGRGQAPAQDQPKQDQQ, encoded by the coding sequence ATGGGTCAAAAGGTTAATCCTACCGGTTTTCGAACCGGAGTCACCCTGGGCTGGAAGAGCCGCTGGTTCGCTCCCAAGAGCAACTACGGCGAGTTCCTGGTCGAGGATGAGCGGCTGCGACGGTTCGTCGACAAGATGCTCAACCGTCAGCCGCCATACGCCGGCATCAGCTCGATCGAGATCGAGCGGACGCGGGAAGAGGTCAAGATCATCCTCAAGACCGCCCGTCCCGGCCTGGTCATCGGACCCAAGGGCGCCGAGGTGGACAAGCTGCGCGAGTCGCTGGAAGAGCTCACCGACCGCCGCGTCAACATCAACATCGTCGAGATCCGCTCGCCGGACCTGGACGCGATGCTGGTGGCCGAGGCGATCAGCGACCAGCTCCGCCGCCGCGCCAGCTTCCGCCGCACCATGAAGCAGCGGGCTGAGCAGACGATGCAGGCCGGCGCTCGCGGCATCAAGATCGCCGTCAGCGGACGTCTCGGCGGCGCTGAGATCGCCCGTCGCGAGACGAAGGTGATGGGCAGCGTTCCGCTGCATACGCTTGACGCCGACGTGGACTACGGTTTTACGACGAGTTTCACCACCTACGGCGCCATCGGCGTCAAGGTGTGGGTGTATCGCGGACGATTCGGCGAAGCGCCCCTGGAGCCTCAGCCCGGCGCCGAAGACGCTATGCGTCGTCGTCGTCGCCCCGGTGGCGGCGGACCCGGTGGTGGCGGTGGCGGCGGCGGGCGCGGCGGACGGCCTCGAGGCCCAGGCCAAGGCCGTGGCGGCGAACAGCAGGGCCGAGGCCAGGCGCCCGCTCAGGACCAACCCAAGCAGGACCAGCAATAA
- the rplP gene encoding 50S ribosomal protein L16 codes for MALMPKRIKHRKQMRGKMTGKATRGHTVSFGDVGVQSMDTCWVTARQLEAGRVAATHYLHREGRVYIRVFPDKPISAKPLETRMGKGKGETKEWVARVKPGTILFEIGGVDEETAKSALRRIAHKMPVRCRLVHRRRM; via the coding sequence ATGGCATTGATGCCCAAACGTATTAAGCACCGCAAGCAGATGCGCGGGAAGATGACCGGAAAGGCCACTCGCGGCCATACCGTGTCGTTTGGCGACGTGGGTGTCCAGTCGATGGACACCTGCTGGGTGACGGCCAGGCAGCTCGAAGCCGGGCGCGTGGCGGCCACCCACTATCTGCACCGCGAAGGGCGCGTATACATCCGGGTGTTCCCGGACAAGCCCATCAGCGCCAAACCGCTCGAGACCCGCATGGGCAAGGGCAAAGGCGAGACGAAAGAATGGGTCGCCCGGGTCAAGCCCGGAACGATCCTCTTTGAGATCGGCGGCGTGGACGAAGAGACGGCCAAGAGCGCCCTGCGGCGCATCGCCCACAAGATGCCCGTCCGCTGCCGCCTGGTTCACCGTCGGCGAATGTAG
- the rpmC gene encoding 50S ribosomal protein L29 produces MKINDIRALNGEELQTELARLRRHVFDLHAQAVTEKLEDPTLVTKAKRDIARILMVQRERELLNTAGTAQEAKA; encoded by the coding sequence ATGAAGATCAATGATATTCGAGCTTTGAACGGCGAAGAACTCCAGACGGAACTGGCGCGCCTGAGACGGCACGTGTTCGACCTGCATGCCCAGGCCGTCACCGAGAAACTGGAAGACCCGACCCTGGTCACCAAGGCCAAGCGGGACATCGCGCGGATCCTGATGGTGCAGCGGGAGCGCGAGCTTCTGAACACCGCCGGAACCGCTCAGGAGGCCAAGGCGTAG
- the rpsQ gene encoding 30S ribosomal protein S17 has translation MTSLEQSNTPTLHSPKTGKVRTISGKQTISVLLEQMVQHPVYGKYVRRRTKLAVHDAANAAKVGDTVEIVPCRRLSKTKSWRLVRIISSSAAAQS, from the coding sequence ATGACCAGTCTTGAACAATCCAACACGCCCACCCTGCATTCGCCCAAGACCGGCAAGGTCCGCACCATCAGCGGAAAGCAGACCATCAGCGTCCTGCTGGAGCAGATGGTGCAGCATCCGGTTTACGGTAAATACGTCCGGCGGCGCACGAAGCTGGCTGTCCATGACGCCGCCAATGCCGCCAAAGTCGGCGACACGGTCGAGATCGTGCCCTGCCGGCGGCTCAGCAAGACCAAGAGTTGGCGCCTGGTGCGCATTATCAGCAGCAGCGCTGCGGCCCAATCGTAG
- the rplN gene encoding 50S ribosomal protein L14: protein MIQQQTRMSVADNSGAQVVGTIKVLGGSTRRGGFTRRTASLGDIIICSVKKALPGSDVKAGTVVRCVIVRTTFPVRRSDGSYVKFDENAAVLIDEEGNPKGTRIFGAVARELREKNFMKIVSLAAEVV, encoded by the coding sequence GTGATCCAGCAACAGACACGAATGAGTGTGGCCGACAACAGCGGCGCGCAGGTGGTGGGCACCATCAAGGTGCTGGGCGGTTCCACGCGGCGCGGCGGATTTACCCGCCGCACGGCCAGCCTGGGCGACATCATCATCTGCTCGGTGAAGAAGGCCCTGCCGGGCTCGGACGTCAAGGCCGGAACCGTGGTGCGGTGCGTGATCGTCCGCACGACGTTCCCCGTCCGCCGCAGCGACGGCAGCTACGTCAAGTTCGACGAGAACGCGGCCGTGCTCATCGATGAGGAAGGCAACCCCAAAGGCACGCGCATCTTCGGGGCCGTCGCCCGTGAACTGCGCGAGAAGAATTTCATGAAGATCGTCTCACTGGCGGCTGAGGTGGTGTAG
- the rplX gene encoding 50S ribosomal protein L24, translating to MHVKKGDMVSVIAGDDRGKSGEVLRVLPESQRVIVQGVNRVYRHLKPSRQHPKGGRIQKEMPIHISNVLPIDPKTNQPTRVGYTVNPDGAKDRVARKSGQSLGAVKKATK from the coding sequence TTGCATGTAAAAAAAGGCGACATGGTGTCCGTCATTGCCGGCGACGACCGCGGCAAGAGCGGCGAAGTGCTGCGCGTGCTGCCCGAGTCGCAGCGCGTGATCGTGCAGGGCGTCAACCGGGTGTACCGACACCTCAAGCCCTCGCGCCAGCATCCCAAGGGCGGGCGCATCCAGAAGGAAATGCCCATTCACATTTCCAACGTGCTGCCCATCGACCCCAAGACCAACCAGCCCACGCGCGTGGGATACACCGTTAACCCCGATGGCGCCAAAGACCGCGTCGCTCGCAAGAGCGGGCAGTCGCTCGGCGCCGTCAAGAAGGCGACCAAATAG
- the rplE gene encoding 50S ribosomal protein L5: MTPRLLEQYSQHVAGALTEQFGYKNRMAIPRLEKIVVSMGIGQASTDQAHLDTALQQLADITGQRPVVTLAKVSISNFKLRQGMKVGLKVTLRRERMWEFLDRLVSLAIPRVKDFRGLNPSAFDGRGNYNMGLVEQSVFPEIDPAKLTFTQGMNIAMHTSAKTDEEARALLSLLGLPFRTEDQ, translated from the coding sequence ATGACTCCAAGGCTTCTGGAACAATACAGCCAGCACGTGGCAGGGGCATTGACCGAGCAGTTCGGTTACAAGAACCGCATGGCCATCCCGCGCCTCGAAAAGATCGTGGTCTCGATGGGCATCGGCCAGGCCAGCACCGACCAGGCCCACCTGGACACGGCGCTGCAGCAGTTGGCCGACATCACCGGTCAGCGTCCGGTGGTGACGCTGGCGAAGGTCTCGATCAGCAACTTCAAACTCCGCCAGGGCATGAAGGTGGGTCTGAAGGTGACGCTGCGGCGCGAGCGGATGTGGGAATTCCTCGACCGCCTGGTGTCGCTGGCGATCCCGCGCGTGAAGGACTTCCGCGGGCTCAACCCTTCGGCCTTCGACGGACGCGGCAACTACAACATGGGTCTGGTGGAGCAGTCGGTCTTTCCGGAGATCGATCCGGCCAAGCTGACCTTCACGCAGGGCATGAATATCGCGATGCATACTTCGGCCAAGACCGACGAAGAGGCCCGGGCGCTGTTGAGCCTGCTAGGGCTGCCGTTCCGTACCGAAGACCAGTAA
- a CDS encoding type Z 30S ribosomal protein S14, giving the protein MATKGQVEKSKRPPKFSTRIVRRCQLCGRPRAVYRKFRICRICLRSLAHQGKIPGMKKSSW; this is encoded by the coding sequence ATGGCTACCAAGGGACAAGTGGAAAAGTCGAAGCGCCCGCCGAAGTTCAGCACGCGGATCGTGCGGCGGTGTCAGTTGTGCGGCCGGCCCCGAGCGGTCTACCGCAAGTTCCGCATCTGCCGCATCTGCCTGCGGAGCCTGGCCCACCAGGGCAAGATCCCGGGCATGAAAAAATCAAGCTGGTAA
- the rpsH gene encoding 30S ribosomal protein S8, with protein sequence MSLQDPIADMLTRIRNALRAGQKVTNIKASGVCQGIAQTLKDEGYIDDFQCVEDNTPQGLLRVYLKYGPNGEEVVTEIKRVSKPGRRVYSGVGELPKPMNGMGIVIVSTSKGVMSDRRCRSEKIGGEVLCTVC encoded by the coding sequence ATGAGTCTTCAGGATCCAATAGCCGACATGCTGACCCGAATCCGCAACGCATTGCGGGCGGGACAGAAAGTCACCAACATCAAGGCCTCGGGAGTCTGCCAGGGCATCGCCCAGACGCTCAAGGACGAAGGGTACATCGACGACTTTCAGTGCGTCGAGGACAATACCCCCCAGGGCCTGTTGCGGGTGTACCTCAAGTACGGCCCCAACGGCGAGGAAGTGGTCACGGAAATCAAGCGCGTCAGCAAACCCGGTCGCCGCGTGTACAGCGGCGTGGGCGAGCTGCCCAAGCCGATGAACGGCATGGGAATCGTCATCGTCTCGACCTCCAAGGGCGTGATGAGCGATCGGCGCTGTCGCAGTGAAAAAATCGGCGGCGAAGTGCTCTGCACCGTCTGCTAA